The DNA segment GCATAGGTATCGTTTCCATCGACGGAAATCGAAACGGGGATTGCTGCCGAGAGCGGTTCGTCCGCGGTGGCAGTGACCGTCAAACGATTCGCGGCCACCGCATCCAGCGAACGCAGTCTTACATTCACCGTCGTCTGCGGTTGGCCATCGGTGACATCGATGACTTCCACCGATCCAATATCCGACTGCAGATCCTGCCAGCGAGCCCCGATGCTACCGCTCGTCGCTGGCTGCCACGTCTGCTGCTGCCCATCACTGAAGAAGTACGCCTGAAGGTTGTTCACTTGGTCGTCGGGAACCGAGCGTTCCAGAACCGCCAACATCGCTGGCAGAGAAGCGGGAGTCATCGCGGGTTGCATCCGCTCCAATTCTCGAACCACACGATCGACGTCCGCAGAAGGCTTCGGAACCATCGCCAAAGGAGACTCTTGCATTGCGAAGAGCATCAATGTGTCGCCGGGCAGCGTTTCTCGGCAAACTTCCGCTGCCCGCTCTTTCGCAACTTGAAACCGGGTTTTTCCATCAGGCAACTGCGTGAACATTGAATAGGAAGTATCCAGCACAATCACCCTTAAGACGGCCGGTCGATTCTTGGTTGCCAACGTTTGTTGGAATATTGGATTTGCCAGCGCCACAGCAATCATCAACACCGCCAAGACCCGAATCAGCAGGAGCAACCACTGCCACAAGCGAACACTGCGGGAGCGTTTTTGCATCGCCGCCAAAAGAAACTGCATCGCTGGCCAATCGACCGTTCGCAGCCGCCGTCGATTCAGCAAGTGCAAGACAATGGGAACTCCAGCGACCATCCCCCACAGCAGCATCCCACCTGCGACAAACGGCCCAATCGCAAAAAGCGTTGGCAGGAAAATCCCCGCGGCACTATCCATAGTACTGATTCAACCTCGCAGCCAACATGGATCCGATCGGTTGATCTGTCGTCAGAGCGAGGAAAGGCGTTTCGGTTTGCTCGCACACCTGCTCAATCGACTGACAAAATTCTTGCATCGCTTCGTGGTACGCTTCCGCAAACGCCTCGGGCTGCAGATCGACCGGCGGTTCCCCTTCCATTCCTTGAAACCGCGTCATCCCGTGCACCGACAATTCTTTCTCTTCTGGATGCAGGACTTGAATAACAAACAAATCGTGTCCCGCCGCTCGCACGTACCGGACGGCCGTTTCGATCGCTTGCGGGGAATCCAAAAGATCACTGATCAGGACAACAATTCCCGGGCGGGTCAAACGAGCCAGCGCCTGCTGAACTTGCTGACCGACATGGTCATCGCCCTCAACCTGACAACGGGCAAGGACGTCAACCATTCCTTGCACCTGTGGTTCTCCATTGCTCAGCGGCAGATCGATTCCGTTGCCACCCAGGAAGGTCAAAGAGCATTGATCCTGCGCGGTAAGCGTGATGAACCCAAGAGAAGCGGCGACGCGTGCCGCGTAGTCAAATTTGCTTTGGGCATCCCCGGAAGGCTGAAGACCGGCGAATGCCATACTACCCGACGCATCCAGCATCAGATGGCAGACCAAGGCGGTTTCGTCTTCACGATTTTGCAGAAAGAAGCGATCGGTTCGAGCGTAGACTTTCCAGTCCACACTTCGCAGATCGTCCCCTAAGACGTACGGACGATGCTCCGCGAATTCGACGCTATGCCCATGCCTGGAACTGCGGTGCACCCCTGTCAGCGCCCCGCCGTCAAACGGGCGCAGCCGACGAAGTCCGGAACCGGAAAGTTCAGCGAGCGTCTGCGGATCGAAAAACTTTTTCCAATTCGGATCCATGAAGATCGCTTTTCTCTTGTTGGTCGATAGCGTCTAGCAATTCGTCAATCAAGGCGTCCGCAGACAAACCTTCCGCTCGAGCGGCAAAATTCAATCGCATTCGATGTCGCAAGACAGGCTTCGCAATCGATCGAATATCTTCGCGTTCCACCATCATCCGGCCATCAAGTGCGGCTTTTGCTTTGGCCCCTAGCACCAAGTACTGACTACCGCGTGGCCCGGCGCCCCACTGGACGAACTGGTCGACGCGTTGTGAAACGGGAAGCGTTTTTGTGCCGCCGTCGGCTGCCGAAGTGTCGGCAGGCCGTGACAGACGTGCCAACCGCGTCGCGTATCGTGCAACGCTTGCGGCGACCGGAACGCGCCGTACAGTCTGGATCAATTCAACCAATTCGTCCGCATTCAAAACCGGCTGGATCGACTCCTGCCCATCCCCCGTCGTCCGCATCACCACCGCCAATTCGTCATCTTCACTCATGTGACGAATCCGAATATCAAACATGAATCGATCCAGCTGAGCCTCTGGGAGCGGGTAGGTCCCCTCTTGCTCGATCGGGTTCTGGGTCGCCAGCACAAAAAACGGATTCGGCAGCGCATGCCGCTGTCCGGCTGCCGTCACCTGTTTTTCCTGCATCGCTTCCAAGAGGGCCGCCTGAGTTTTCGGCGGAGTTCGATTGATTTCATCAGCCAGCACGATATTAGCAAAGACCGGTCCTTCAATGAATCGAAAATGACGTTCGCCGCTTGCCCGATCCTCCTGCATCACTTCCGTTCCCGTGATATCGGCGGGCATCAGGTCGGGAGTGAACTGGATACGGCTGAACTGCAACTGCAGGACTTCGGAAAGACTGTGAACCAACAATGTCTTTGCCAATCCGGGAACGCCAACCAGCAAACAGTGGCCCCCGGAAAACAAGGCGATCAAGACCTGTTCAATCACCTCTTCCTGACCAACAATCCGTCGGTGCAGTTGTTCGGTCATCAGCCGCTTAATTTCACCAAGCCGAACGAGACGTGAAGCATCATCGGCTGCAAGCGAAGCCACGGAATCGGTAGAAGTAGGATTGGCATTCATGTCTACTAGTGTCGCTGACCCGTGAGCCGGTGGCAATGACCTAACGTCATTTGAGAACAACGATCGCTTCGGGGGTACTGTTTAAAATCCACCCGTCCGACTCGCTCAGATCGCCACCTCGCCGACCAAAAGGGCGTAGCGAAATCCGATCGACCATCCGCGGAATCGCCGTCCCACGATCATTTTCGTCAACGGCCCCCGGAAACACATAAATGGACTCGGACGTCGGCCAGTAAACAAAACCATCCACAAGGATTCCGGTCCCCACCCCGGCAGGCGAATCGATTCCGCCCCCCACTTGATCCACATCCCCTTCAGGAAAACTAGACAACACATCCCCGGAGAGCGCCTTCAACCAAATCAATTGCTGCCCCCCCAGTACCCACTGGCCCGCAACTTGGCCGATCACATGCGTGATATCGTCCCCGACTCCTGCCGCCGTTGCCCACCGCAGTTGCCCGTCGGCAGCATTCAATCCGACCACACGATCCATATCGACGCCAGCGACGATCACTTCACCTCCAACGACTCCCAACGCCGAATCGGACTTTACCGCCGCCGGCCGCTGCCGAGGAAAACCGCCAGAATCCAATTCCGCAAGCGGATGCCGAACACTCCACTGCAACCGTCCGTCTGCGACTGAAACGGA comes from the Roseimaritima multifibrata genome and includes:
- a CDS encoding AAA family ATPase, which produces MNANPTSTDSVASLAADDASRLVRLGEIKRLMTEQLHRRIVGQEEVIEQVLIALFSGGHCLLVGVPGLAKTLLVHSLSEVLQLQFSRIQFTPDLMPADITGTEVMQEDRASGERHFRFIEGPVFANIVLADEINRTPPKTQAALLEAMQEKQVTAAGQRHALPNPFFVLATQNPIEQEGTYPLPEAQLDRFMFDIRIRHMSEDDELAVVMRTTGDGQESIQPVLNADELVELIQTVRRVPVAASVARYATRLARLSRPADTSAADGGTKTLPVSQRVDQFVQWGAGPRGSQYLVLGAKAKAALDGRMMVEREDIRSIAKPVLRHRMRLNFAARAEGLSADALIDELLDAIDQQEKSDLHGSELEKVFRSADAR
- a CDS encoding DUF58 domain-containing protein codes for the protein MDPNWKKFFDPQTLAELSGSGLRRLRPFDGGALTGVHRSSRHGHSVEFAEHRPYVLGDDLRSVDWKVYARTDRFFLQNREDETALVCHLMLDASGSMAFAGLQPSGDAQSKFDYAARVAASLGFITLTAQDQCSLTFLGGNGIDLPLSNGEPQVQGMVDVLARCQVEGDDHVGQQVQQALARLTRPGIVVLISDLLDSPQAIETAVRYVRAAGHDLFVIQVLHPEEKELSVHGMTRFQGMEGEPPVDLQPEAFAEAYHEAMQEFCQSIEQVCEQTETPFLALTTDQPIGSMLAARLNQYYG